One part of the Arachidicoccus terrestris genome encodes these proteins:
- a CDS encoding amidophosphoribosyltransferase codes for MSDAIKHECGLAYIRLKKPLSFYLEKYGTVSYGLNKLYLLMEKQHNRGQDGAGVATVKLDVENGYEFLHRLRSNARQPISDIFSQIGTQIGDLEKYLPEIQSQPEIMKGHVPMLGELLLGHLRYGTQGRNDVEFCHPFIKRSLNKATNMAMAGNFNLVNTKELFEIIGMEPGTFQKQSDLAAMMEIVHHFLVKEAAATGNNINVANILRQAASLFDGGYTVSGLIGNGKSFVLRDEHGIRPAYYYADDEVVVAASERASIRTTFNVGENEVKELMPGTALIVDEKGNHQVEQILEPKERRACSFERIYFSRGGDEKIYRERIALGYHLSKRILDLIDADLKNTIFSYIPNTAEVAFYGLVKGMEDYLNTIKVQRIMSWNGDFDEQKLEEMVNRKIRQEKIAIKDVKMRTFITADAGRNEMVQHVYDITYGTVRRNEDTLVVIDDSIVRGTTLKESIVRMLSRLEPKKIIVVSSAPQIRYPDCYGIDMSRMGDFVAFRAALALHKDRGTEQVIQDVFNKCLELQKRDEMHTENAVQGIYADFTPEEISDKIAELITPEDVTVPVEVIYQTIEDLHDSCPTNTGDWYFTGNYPTPGGNRVVNKAFINYMEGVNSRGY; via the coding sequence ATGAGCGACGCAATAAAACATGAATGCGGATTGGCTTATATCCGTTTGAAAAAGCCACTTTCCTTCTATTTAGAAAAATACGGAACAGTTTCCTACGGCCTCAATAAGTTATACCTATTGATGGAAAAGCAGCACAACCGTGGCCAGGATGGCGCAGGTGTCGCTACTGTAAAACTGGATGTGGAAAACGGGTATGAGTTTTTACACCGCCTGCGCAGTAATGCCAGACAGCCGATTTCTGATATCTTTTCACAGATCGGTACCCAAATTGGTGATCTTGAGAAATACCTCCCCGAAATTCAGTCTCAGCCGGAAATCATGAAAGGCCACGTACCGATGCTGGGCGAGCTGCTATTGGGACATTTACGCTACGGTACCCAGGGTAGAAATGACGTCGAGTTCTGTCACCCCTTCATTAAACGGAGCCTGAACAAGGCGACCAATATGGCGATGGCCGGGAACTTCAATCTGGTTAATACGAAAGAGTTGTTTGAAATTATTGGTATGGAACCCGGTACTTTCCAGAAGCAGAGTGATCTGGCTGCTATGATGGAGATCGTCCACCATTTTCTGGTAAAAGAAGCAGCGGCTACCGGTAATAATATCAATGTCGCCAATATCCTGAGACAGGCCGCCAGTTTATTCGACGGCGGGTATACAGTCAGCGGCCTGATTGGTAATGGAAAGAGTTTTGTGTTACGTGACGAGCATGGCATTCGTCCGGCTTATTATTATGCGGATGATGAGGTTGTAGTGGCCGCCAGTGAAAGAGCCTCCATCAGAACAACATTCAATGTTGGTGAGAATGAGGTTAAAGAATTGATGCCCGGCACCGCTCTTATCGTAGATGAAAAAGGAAATCATCAAGTTGAGCAGATTCTTGAACCCAAAGAGCGAAGAGCCTGTAGCTTTGAAAGAATTTACTTTAGCCGTGGGGGTGATGAGAAGATATACCGGGAAAGAATTGCACTCGGTTATCACTTAAGCAAACGCATTTTGGATCTCATCGACGCTGATCTTAAGAATACCATATTCTCGTATATTCCCAATACGGCAGAAGTTGCCTTCTATGGCCTTGTAAAAGGAATGGAAGATTATTTGAATACAATCAAAGTTCAGCGTATTATGAGCTGGAACGGGGACTTTGATGAGCAGAAGCTGGAAGAGATGGTTAATCGTAAGATCCGACAGGAGAAGATTGCGATCAAGGACGTCAAAATGCGCACCTTTATTACAGCTGATGCCGGCCGTAATGAAATGGTGCAACACGTATACGATATTACATATGGCACAGTCAGAAGGAATGAAGATACGCTGGTGGTGATCGATGATTCCATTGTAAGAGGAACCACGCTGAAAGAAAGTATTGTCCGGATGCTGTCACGCCTGGAGCCTAAAAAGATTATCGTGGTATCCTCTGCCCCGCAGATCAGATATCCCGACTGTTACGGAATTGATATGAGCCGCATGGGCGATTTTGTGGCGTTCAGGGCGGCACTGGCGTTGCATAAAGACAGGGGCACCGAACAGGTGATCCAGGATGTCTTTAATAAATGCCTGGAATTACAGAAAAGGGATGAGATGCACACGGAAAATGCGGTACAGGGAATTTATGCAGACTTTACACCTGAGGAGATCTCTGATAAAATCGCTGAATTAATTACACCCGAAGATGTAACTGTACCGGTAGAGGTGATATACCAGACCATTGAAGATTTACATGACAGCTGCCCCACCAATACGGGTGACTGGTATTTTACCGGAAATTATCCTACACCAGGGGGTAACCGGGTGGTCAATAAGGCCTTTATTAATTATATGGAAGGTGTGAACTCCAGAGGATATTAA
- the ruvC gene encoding crossover junction endodeoxyribonuclease RuvC gives MSSKTDNNTVMNPHPIILAIDPGSIKMGWAIIKAGTGNPELVAMGTLLLSSYKDIYQRLEKIHTTVGELIRIHKPATFAIEAPFYGKNVQSMLKLGRAQGVAIAAAMQHAIGVTEYSPKKVKQSVTGNGNASKEQVWKMLQQIFTIEQSPKYFDASDALAVALCHHYQSRFLPGRKKVMKNWEEFLSKNEDRIVKTRPASKK, from the coding sequence ATGAGTAGCAAGACCGACAATAATACCGTCATGAATCCGCATCCGATCATTCTAGCCATTGATCCTGGTTCGATCAAAATGGGATGGGCCATTATTAAAGCGGGGACGGGTAATCCGGAATTAGTCGCAATGGGAACTTTATTGCTTTCCTCTTACAAGGACATCTATCAGCGATTGGAAAAGATCCATACGACGGTAGGGGAACTGATCCGGATTCATAAACCGGCTACTTTTGCGATCGAAGCACCATTTTACGGCAAAAATGTCCAGAGTATGCTAAAGCTGGGCCGGGCACAAGGGGTGGCGATTGCAGCTGCCATGCAACACGCTATCGGCGTAACGGAATATTCTCCTAAAAAAGTAAAGCAGTCGGTTACCGGCAATGGTAACGCCAGTAAAGAACAGGTGTGGAAAATGCTGCAGCAGATTTTCACCATCGAGCAGAGCCCAAAATACTTTGATGCTTCCGATGCCCTTGCCGTAGCACTCTGTCATCACTACCAAAGCAGGTTTCTGCCAGGCAGAAAAAAAGTTATGAAAAACTGGGAAGAGTTTCTTTCTAAAAACGAAGACCGGATCGTAAAGACCCGGCCTGCTTCGAAAAAATAA
- a CDS encoding lysylphosphatidylglycerol synthase domain-containing protein, protein MRKQNWKKILNYVVGPILFVVLAYSIYNKIQKQPNLPKSWDTIKETFSSHAYLLILMFLLMVLNWSLEARKWQLLIRPVQKVSLMTGFKAVLSGLSFSLFIPNGMGEYLGRMLYMQEGNRLKSVAVSFMGSLSQVIVTLVIGVIGLEFMMHYVPSAGLENTGLTRFWLKALVYAVIIFIGFFLLLYFKISLFVNWFEKIPFVYKHRLLIDSLKEFDRKLLLRVLLLAFCRYSVFIAQYVLMFYLFNVMMPLKEAIWSVSILFLLIAIVPTIPIAELGVRGEISIKVFGLFSSNTLGIVSAAGFIWLINLIIPALVGSLFVLSLRIFKRTEIKAMKTE, encoded by the coding sequence ATGCGCAAACAAAACTGGAAAAAAATATTGAACTATGTGGTTGGCCCGATCCTATTTGTCGTGCTGGCTTATTCTATATATAATAAGATTCAAAAACAGCCCAACCTCCCAAAATCCTGGGATACCATTAAAGAAACCTTTAGTTCACATGCTTATCTGCTGATATTGATGTTTTTGCTGATGGTGCTGAACTGGAGCCTGGAGGCAAGAAAATGGCAGTTATTGATCCGCCCAGTGCAGAAAGTCAGTCTGATGACCGGTTTCAAGGCTGTATTATCCGGCCTTTCCTTCTCTTTATTTATCCCCAACGGCATGGGTGAATATTTAGGAAGAATGCTCTACATGCAGGAAGGGAATCGCTTAAAGTCAGTGGCCGTCAGCTTTATGGGAAGCCTGAGCCAGGTGATCGTTACGCTGGTGATTGGCGTCATTGGTCTGGAGTTCATGATGCATTATGTACCATCGGCCGGGCTGGAAAATACCGGCCTTACCCGTTTCTGGCTGAAGGCATTGGTCTACGCTGTGATTATCTTTATCGGATTCTTTCTCCTGTTATATTTTAAAATTTCTCTATTTGTTAACTGGTTTGAAAAAATCCCTTTTGTCTATAAACATCGGCTGTTAATTGACAGTCTAAAAGAATTTGACAGGAAGCTTTTACTACGTGTACTTTTACTGGCCTTTTGCCGGTATTCAGTTTTTATTGCTCAATACGTATTAATGTTTTACCTTTTTAACGTAATGATGCCTTTGAAAGAGGCCATCTGGTCGGTAAGTATCTTATTTTTACTGATAGCGATCGTACCCACGATTCCGATAGCCGAGTTGGGTGTGAGAGGAGAGATCAGTATTAAGGTCTTTGGGCTGTTTAGCAGTAATACACTGGGGATCGTGAGTGCGGCGGGCTTCATCTGGCTCATTAATTTAATCATTCCTGCTTTGGTAGGAAGTTTGTTTGTGTTAAGTTTGAGAATATTTAAGCGAACTGAGATCAAAGCGATGAAAACTGAATAA
- a CDS encoding DUF3108 domain-containing protein gives MKKFWIIGLIIMCFAFKPVQPGDSSMCHLKNTSFKAGEEFTLTVYYSVAGIYVNAGNATVKTTLTRLNNRPVYHVAAVGKSNSSYDWIFKVRDNYESYIDTATMQPLKFIRKIREGSYKRNENIVFNKQTNTAVTNKGVFKVPDCVQDVVSAVFTARSIDFSKCKVGDKIPFEMFLSDELYHLYIRYLGKEKIKTRYGTFNAIKFKPLLIKGEMFKGGEKMTVWVSDDANHIPLRVQSPIVVGSVKVDLTGYKNLRYPLSSQIKD, from the coding sequence ATGAAAAAATTTTGGATAATAGGGTTAATTATAATGTGCTTTGCCTTTAAACCTGTGCAGCCGGGTGACAGCAGCATGTGTCATCTGAAAAACACTTCATTTAAGGCAGGGGAAGAGTTTACCTTGACAGTGTATTATTCTGTCGCAGGTATATATGTTAATGCCGGAAATGCGACCGTAAAGACCACGCTGACCCGTTTGAATAACCGCCCTGTCTATCATGTGGCCGCTGTTGGTAAATCCAATTCGTCCTATGACTGGATTTTTAAGGTTCGCGATAACTATGAGTCCTATATTGACACGGCTACAATGCAGCCGCTAAAATTTATCCGTAAAATAAGAGAAGGCAGCTATAAACGAAATGAGAATATTGTGTTTAATAAGCAGACCAATACCGCTGTTACCAATAAAGGCGTGTTTAAAGTGCCGGATTGCGTGCAGGATGTCGTCAGTGCTGTATTTACTGCCAGAAGTATCGATTTTTCCAAGTGCAAAGTGGGGGATAAAATCCCTTTTGAAATGTTTTTAAGCGATGAACTCTATCATCTCTATATCCGCTATCTGGGGAAAGAAAAGATCAAGACACGATATGGCACCTTTAATGCAATTAAATTCAAGCCTTTGCTCATCAAAGGAGAAATGTTTAAAGGCGGAGAAAAGATGACCGTATGGGTCAGCGATGACGCCAATCATATTCCGCTTCGGGTACAAAGCCCCATTGTTGTCGGCAGTGTAAAAGTTGATTTAACCGGATATAAAAATCTTCGTTATCCCTTAAGTTCACAAATTAAAGACTAA
- a CDS encoding RNA-guided endonuclease TnpB family protein, with translation MKSTHLKAYKFRIYPEGEQINFLARQFGCCRFVYNYALELRQKTYEETGKSLSYYDTTKMLPVLKSRQETGWLGEVIAQPLQMAMQNVEDSYKRFFKGQNRYPRFRCRSDRQCFKLPQGFRVEGDLLWLPKLKTGIRIKISRQIKGKILYLHLSRTTTGNYYVSFTCEVPREILAGTGKDTGVDVGVKDAAILSDGTRYENIKPLKKLEKKLKHRQKQLSKKQKGSQSRKRQRRIVARLHERIKNLREDHLHKITTDIVKNHDTVAVEDIAVKNMLKNHCLAKSLSDASLGKLLTQLAYKCDWYGRKFVKVDRFFPSSKTCHVCGEKKEDLTLADRAWTCSCCHTTHDRDVNAARNILREGLKILSGCGAQSDTKQKQAEASPLGESVKPEAKAKQKEKPDA, from the coding sequence GTGAAAAGCACGCACCTGAAAGCTTATAAATTTCGGATCTACCCCGAAGGGGAGCAGATTAATTTTCTGGCCCGGCAATTTGGCTGTTGTCGGTTCGTGTACAATTATGCCCTTGAACTGCGGCAAAAGACCTATGAAGAGACCGGCAAATCCCTGTCTTACTATGACACCACCAAAATGCTGCCTGTCCTTAAAAGCCGGCAGGAAACCGGGTGGCTGGGCGAGGTGATCGCCCAGCCACTGCAGATGGCCATGCAAAATGTAGAGGATAGCTATAAGCGTTTCTTTAAGGGACAGAACAGGTACCCCAGATTCAGGTGCAGGAGCGACCGTCAGTGCTTTAAGCTGCCACAGGGCTTCAGGGTGGAGGGTGACCTTCTCTGGCTCCCTAAACTGAAAACAGGGATCAGAATAAAAATAAGCAGGCAGATCAAAGGGAAAATATTATACCTGCATCTGTCCAGGACTACTACAGGCAACTATTATGTTTCCTTTACCTGTGAGGTCCCCAGGGAGATACTGGCCGGTACGGGTAAGGATACCGGTGTCGATGTAGGGGTCAAGGATGCCGCCATCCTGTCGGATGGCACCAGATATGAAAACATCAAACCGCTGAAGAAACTGGAGAAGAAACTAAAACACAGACAAAAGCAACTCTCCAAAAAGCAGAAAGGCAGCCAATCCAGGAAACGGCAACGCCGTATAGTAGCCCGGCTGCATGAAAGGATAAAGAACCTCAGGGAGGACCACCTGCATAAGATCACTACCGACATCGTCAAGAATCACGACACCGTCGCGGTAGAGGACATTGCGGTGAAAAACATGTTGAAAAACCACTGTCTGGCAAAATCCCTGTCAGACGCTTCACTGGGAAAGCTACTGACCCAGCTAGCGTACAAATGCGACTGGTATGGCCGGAAGTTCGTGAAAGTTGACCGGTTCTTCCCCTCTTCCAAAACCTGTCATGTCTGCGGGGAAAAGAAAGAAGACCTGACTCTGGCAGACAGGGCCTGGACCTGCAGCTGCTGCCATACCACGCATGACAGAGATGTCAATGCCGCCCGGAACATACTCAGGGAAGGTCTGAAAATATTGTCTGGCTGTGGTGCGCAGTCGGACACTAAACAAAAACAGGCGGAGGCGTCCCCACTGGGGGAGTCTGTGAAGCCTGAAGCAAAGGCTAAGCAAAAGGAGAAACCTGATGCATAG
- a CDS encoding Rpn family recombination-promoting nuclease/putative transposase, giving the protein MKKYTIDRTCSDLARQACETKPVPADKSGVNEGNASIREEEAGVFVNPLSDAGFKILFEKSGVSENATGLKEGELLRDMLNAFFDERIAPINKVRYKNTELFGETINQRKTVFDIYFVDGTERNFVIEMQDERDEFMVNRARNYICRAHSNALEKGKKFEHRQAPVIGVVIANFYMHQQKEMPCISVIESAELKASLVAIELTKLVTIELPKFNKRIEDLKDKKDVYLFLLKNMGKLKEVPPQFDNDDYRPYLRLRELPI; this is encoded by the coding sequence ATGAAAAAATACACGATAGACAGGACGTGTTCGGACCTTGCCAGACAGGCCTGTGAAACAAAGCCCGTACCAGCAGATAAAAGCGGTGTGAATGAGGGTAACGCAAGTATTCGGGAAGAAGAAGCGGGTGTTTTTGTAAACCCGCTCAGTGATGCGGGGTTCAAAATTCTTTTTGAAAAAAGTGGCGTTTCGGAAAATGCCACAGGGCTAAAGGAAGGGGAACTGTTACGTGATATGCTGAATGCATTTTTTGATGAACGGATAGCCCCAATTAATAAAGTGCGGTACAAGAACACGGAATTATTTGGAGAAACAATTAATCAGAGAAAAACAGTTTTTGATATATATTTTGTAGATGGAACAGAGCGTAACTTCGTGATTGAAATGCAGGATGAGAGAGACGAGTTTATGGTAAACAGGGCTCGTAATTATATATGCCGAGCCCATTCAAATGCACTGGAAAAGGGAAAGAAGTTCGAGCATCGTCAGGCACCCGTAATTGGCGTTGTAATTGCCAACTTTTACATGCATCAACAAAAAGAAATGCCCTGTATATCTGTTATTGAAAGCGCCGAATTGAAAGCCAGCCTGGTGGCTATCGAACTGACGAAGCTCGTAACGATTGAGTTGCCGAAGTTTAACAAGAGAATTGAGGACCTGAAAGATAAAAAGGATGTATATTTGTTCCTGTTAAAGAACATGGGGAAGCTTAAGGAAGTTCCCCCGCAATTTGATAACGACGATTACAGGCCATATTTGAGATTGCGAGAATTGCCAATTTAA
- a CDS encoding thiol-disulfide oxidoreductase DCC family protein, with protein sequence MPGNSRDIPEHLLLFDGVCNLCNRSVQFVIRHDPGGKFKFAALQSAYAERILKNYPEVGQRSNAGPDPDWGSIVFILNGKAFTRSKAVLEIMGALGFPWKLATVFYILPRAVRDKLYNFIAKNRYRWYGKKDHCMVPTPELSDRFMD encoded by the coding sequence ATGCCGGGAAATAGCAGGGACATACCCGAGCACCTGTTGTTATTTGACGGCGTGTGTAATCTCTGCAACCGTTCCGTTCAGTTTGTGATCCGCCATGATCCCGGAGGCAAATTTAAATTTGCAGCACTGCAATCCGCATATGCAGAGCGAATATTAAAAAACTATCCGGAGGTTGGCCAACGTAGCAACGCCGGACCTGATCCCGATTGGGGTTCAATTGTCTTTATATTGAACGGTAAGGCCTTCACCCGTTCAAAAGCCGTATTAGAAATTATGGGCGCATTGGGCTTTCCATGGAAATTAGCCACTGTTTTTTATATCCTCCCTCGCGCAGTCCGTGACAAACTGTATAATTTTATCGCGAAAAACCGTTACCGGTGGTACGGCAAGAAAGATCACTGTATGGTGCCGACGCCGGAACTCAGCGACCGGTTTATGGATTAG
- a CDS encoding BT_3928 family protein, translating into MNNHSRTNTASVPAAVTVTRVIVGVLFIFSGLIKANDPLGLSYKMQEFFEAWGWNALNWSTFSLSIAMNTFEILLGVAMLVGYRMRLFSWLILLLTVFFGFLTGYAALSGKFQSCGCFGDCLPLTPVQSFLKDMVLLILVLYIFIYRHKIQPAISIKACVAILGLALILGLSVQSYVLRHLPFVDCLPYKKGNHLLEQMQVPPGAVADSFAITFRYKHQGKVVEFDAAHFPENFDSTFEYVDRYDKLIRKGNAIPAITDFSLKSIDGIDSTQDILGGGSKYILVMFRFFDDFEDHKAALGNVIQEGHRLSLPVMIATPLATQAQSLISGADHIFQLDAVVEKTAARANPTYFYMEGDLVAEKKSEADLNDFIQFIKAHAGK; encoded by the coding sequence ATGAATAACCATTCAAGGACAAACACAGCATCAGTACCGGCAGCCGTTACCGTAACACGTGTAATCGTCGGGGTGCTCTTTATTTTTTCCGGGTTGATTAAAGCCAATGATCCGTTGGGGCTCAGCTATAAAATGCAGGAATTTTTTGAAGCCTGGGGGTGGAATGCACTCAACTGGAGCACCTTTAGCCTTTCTATTGCCATGAATACGTTTGAGATCCTTCTCGGCGTGGCGATGCTCGTAGGTTACAGGATGCGGCTCTTCAGCTGGCTGATTTTACTACTGACCGTCTTTTTTGGTTTTTTGACCGGCTATGCGGCGCTAAGCGGAAAATTTCAGAGTTGTGGCTGTTTCGGTGACTGTCTGCCTTTAACGCCGGTGCAGTCTTTTCTGAAAGATATGGTCCTGCTCATTCTGGTGCTTTATATATTTATCTACCGCCACAAAATACAACCGGCCATCAGCATTAAAGCCTGTGTGGCGATATTGGGCCTGGCATTAATATTAGGCCTGTCGGTACAGTCCTATGTACTCAGGCATCTGCCTTTTGTAGACTGCCTGCCCTATAAAAAGGGGAATCATTTACTCGAGCAGATGCAGGTACCTCCCGGTGCAGTAGCAGACAGTTTTGCCATTACCTTCAGATACAAACATCAGGGAAAGGTTGTTGAATTTGATGCGGCCCATTTTCCGGAGAACTTTGACTCTACCTTTGAATATGTAGATCGTTATGATAAGCTGATCCGTAAAGGGAACGCCATCCCGGCTATTACAGATTTTTCCCTTAAATCTATAGATGGTATAGATTCCACCCAGGACATATTGGGCGGTGGCAGCAAATATATACTGGTCATGTTTAGATTCTTTGATGATTTTGAGGACCATAAAGCAGCCCTGGGTAATGTTATTCAGGAAGGGCACCGGTTAAGCCTGCCTGTCATGATCGCCACGCCGTTGGCCACCCAGGCCCAAAGCCTCATCAGTGGAGCTGATCACATTTTCCAACTGGACGCTGTCGTTGAAAAAACGGCAGCCAGGGCGAATCCGACCTATTTTTATATGGAAGGGGACCTGGTGGCTGAAAAGAAATCAGAGGCAGATCTTAATGACTTCATCCAATTCATAAAAGCACATGCCGGGAAATAG
- a CDS encoding DUF1599 domain-containing protein: MSATLQQYDQAVKVCKDIFIKKTKDYGTSWRVLRTISVIDQIYIKALRIRNLQEIKEQKVADDIPSEFIGILNYAVIGLIQLQMKEATVDELSVEQASDLYDQTVQAVKEIMISKNHDYGEAWREMSQQSLVDLILVKLLRMKQILENDGRTLISEGLDANYTDILNYAAFALILIEQQNKQKPQPA, translated from the coding sequence ATGTCCGCTACCTTGCAACAATATGATCAGGCAGTAAAAGTATGTAAAGATATCTTTATAAAGAAGACCAAAGATTATGGTACTTCCTGGCGCGTGCTCAGAACCATCTCTGTCATTGACCAGATCTATATTAAAGCCTTGCGGATCCGCAATCTCCAGGAAATCAAAGAACAGAAAGTAGCGGACGACATTCCCTCTGAATTTATCGGCATCCTGAATTATGCGGTCATCGGCCTGATTCAGCTACAGATGAAGGAAGCAACGGTGGATGAACTATCCGTTGAACAAGCCTCCGACCTGTATGATCAGACAGTACAAGCCGTAAAAGAAATCATGATCTCTAAAAATCATGATTATGGCGAGGCCTGGCGGGAAATGAGCCAGCAGAGCCTGGTAGACCTGATACTGGTGAAGCTTCTGCGCATGAAACAGATCCTGGAAAATGACGGCAGGACACTGATCAGTGAAGGACTGGACGCTAACTATACGGATATACTCAATTATGCCGCGTTTGCACTGATCCTTATCGAGCAACAGAATAAGCAAAAACCGCAGCCGGCATAA
- the folP gene encoding dihydropteroate synthase — MFTLNCKGRLLTLQKPAIMGIINVNQDSFFAGSREADPSAVAETASRMLEAGAAYIDLGGQSTHPKSPRIGAAAEMNRVVPAIKAILERHPDAVISVDTYFSEVAGAAVQAGALMVNDISAGNLDTNMLSTVGELEVPYIAMHMRGNPNTMSTLTDYEDVVLSVFDYFVTKAEACKEAGIKDIILDPGFGFAKTQVQNYNLLSRLDAFKVLEKPILVGVSRKSMIYKFLGITADEALNASTVLHTYALERGAHILRVHDVEAAIEAVRLLAMLDECRS; from the coding sequence ATGTTTACCCTGAACTGTAAAGGACGGCTTTTAACGCTTCAGAAGCCGGCCATTATGGGCATTATCAATGTTAATCAAGACTCTTTCTTTGCCGGCAGCCGGGAAGCAGATCCTTCGGCGGTTGCCGAGACGGCATCCCGGATGCTGGAAGCGGGAGCGGCCTATATCGATTTAGGAGGCCAGAGCACACATCCAAAAAGCCCAAGGATAGGTGCTGCAGCCGAGATGAACCGTGTCGTTCCCGCTATTAAAGCAATCCTGGAAAGACATCCCGATGCCGTGATCTCAGTAGACACATATTTCAGTGAAGTGGCCGGGGCTGCCGTGCAGGCGGGAGCGCTGATGGTCAATGATATAAGTGCCGGCAACCTGGATACCAATATGCTCTCCACGGTCGGTGAGCTGGAAGTGCCATACATTGCCATGCATATGCGGGGTAATCCCAATACCATGTCAACCCTGACAGATTATGAAGATGTCGTCTTAAGTGTCTTTGATTATTTTGTTACAAAAGCGGAAGCCTGTAAAGAAGCCGGTATTAAAGATATTATTCTTGACCCGGGATTTGGTTTTGCTAAAACACAGGTGCAGAATTATAATTTACTGTCCCGGCTCGATGCATTCAAAGTGCTCGAAAAGCCTATTCTTGTAGGGGTATCCAGAAAATCAATGATCTATAAATTTTTAGGTATTACTGCGGACGAAGCTTTAAATGCCAGCACAGTATTGCACACCTATGCATTAGAGCGAGGTGCGCATATACTCAGGGTGCATGACGTTGAAGCGGCCATAGAGGCCGTTCGCCTGCTGGCCATGCTGGATGAGTGCCGTTCTTAA
- a CDS encoding aldose 1-epimerase: MRFEIIPGADQQSYTLKDNTSGTTAEILTFGALLNRFTIPVKGGETINVIDGFEDVTDAKANITDGFHSAKLSPFVCRLHLGAYSFEGKDYKIDKFYMGDSAIHGLLYDAPFKVSATHVDENKATLSLLYEYRDNSQGFPFNFDIEIIYKLSVQNDLQVTTHVTNTGTGNMPLNDGWHPYFKLGATINTASIRFDSKELVEFDEALLPNGKTSLYNSFNLFKVFGDTELDNCFTLNQPSYDGDLPAFEIKDEQLGLSLSVYPDEAYPYLQIYTPPSRKSIAVENLSSIPDSLNNKTGLIILEAGASRTFSTTYRLTQI; the protein is encoded by the coding sequence ATGAGATTTGAAATTATTCCCGGAGCGGATCAGCAAAGCTATACATTGAAAGACAATACAAGCGGTACAACAGCTGAGATCCTGACCTTTGGGGCCCTTTTGAATAGATTTACGATCCCTGTGAAAGGGGGCGAAACCATTAACGTCATTGATGGTTTTGAAGACGTCACCGATGCTAAAGCCAATATAACCGATGGGTTTCACAGCGCGAAGCTGAGTCCGTTCGTCTGTCGGCTGCATCTGGGAGCATATTCCTTCGAAGGCAAAGATTATAAGATTGATAAATTTTATATGGGAGACAGTGCCATCCACGGACTGCTTTACGACGCTCCATTCAAAGTATCTGCCACCCATGTAGATGAAAATAAGGCAACATTGTCCCTGCTCTATGAATACAGGGACAATAGCCAAGGTTTTCCTTTTAATTTTGATATTGAAATTATTTACAAGCTCTCGGTCCAAAATGATCTGCAGGTGACAACTCATGTTACCAACACAGGTACGGGCAATATGCCACTCAATGACGGCTGGCACCCTTATTTTAAATTGGGTGCCACAATCAATACCGCATCAATACGCTTTGATTCCAAAGAATTGGTTGAATTTGACGAAGCATTGCTACCCAACGGGAAGACAAGTCTATACAATAGCTTTAATCTATTTAAGGTATTCGGAGATACAGAGCTGGACAATTGCTTTACGCTCAACCAGCCGTCCTATGACGGAGATCTGCCTGCCTTTGAGATCAAGGATGAGCAGCTCGGATTATCTTTGAGCGTCTATCCCGACGAAGCCTATCCTTATCTGCAGATCTATACGCCGCCATCCAGGAAAAGCATTGCGGTGGAAAACCTGTCTTCCATACCCGATTCGCTGAATAACAAGACGGGGTTAATTATATTGGAGGCGGGGGCAAGCCGGACCTTTAGTACGACGTACAGGCTCACGCAGATCTGA
- a CDS encoding HIT family protein — MTIFSKIIAGEIPSYKIAEDDYFYAFLDIAPLVKGHVLVIPKVEVDKVFDLDDTYLSRMLVFAKPIAHALEKTMNCKRCGLSVVGLEVPHAHLHLLPINEMDDTNFTRGKLQLAETEMQEIQQTITSALKS; from the coding sequence ATGACAATATTTTCAAAAATCATCGCAGGCGAGATCCCTTCTTATAAGATCGCCGAAGATGATTATTTTTATGCCTTTCTGGATATTGCACCACTGGTGAAGGGCCATGTGCTGGTGATTCCCAAAGTAGAGGTCGACAAAGTCTTCGATCTGGATGACACTTATCTGAGCCGGATGCTGGTTTTTGCCAAACCCATTGCCCATGCCCTGGAAAAAACGATGAACTGTAAAAGATGCGGCTTGTCGGTCGTGGGACTGGAAGTGCCGCATGCCCATTTACACCTGCTGCCCATCAATGAAATGGACGACACCAATTTTACCAGAGGTAAACTGCAGCTGGCGGAAACAGAAATGCAGGAAATACAGCAGACGATCACCAGTGCATTAAAATCATAA